A genomic segment from Streptomyces sp. NBC_01233 encodes:
- a CDS encoding DUF6758 family protein, with protein sequence MRGEPSCPKCGGRVRAPGLFSDSWQCALHGAVHPLQPVIPPSVEGLGVVVHRSRVPVWMPWPLPVGWLFTGIASAGDDRSGGRATAVACSGPGPLGGIGELVLVAEELGVGLGTRYAGLDGPDPGPYIDVSSPPHAKVVAAGRPTPLWHLNGSPDDRAVFAGEARGLWLWAIVWPEQTGLLMYDELVLTDLRDAGAEVELLPCGALSPRILSS encoded by the coding sequence ATGAGGGGTGAACCAAGTTGCCCGAAGTGCGGTGGCCGGGTCAGGGCGCCCGGACTCTTCTCCGACTCCTGGCAGTGCGCGCTGCACGGCGCTGTCCACCCCCTGCAACCCGTCATCCCGCCCAGTGTCGAAGGCCTGGGCGTCGTCGTGCACCGGTCCCGGGTTCCGGTGTGGATGCCCTGGCCGCTGCCGGTGGGGTGGCTGTTCACGGGGATCGCGTCCGCCGGTGACGACCGCAGCGGAGGCCGGGCGACGGCCGTGGCCTGTTCGGGCCCCGGTCCGCTGGGGGGCATCGGCGAGCTGGTGCTGGTCGCCGAGGAGCTGGGCGTGGGCCTCGGCACGCGGTACGCGGGGCTCGACGGACCCGACCCCGGCCCCTACATCGACGTCTCGTCACCGCCCCACGCCAAGGTCGTCGCCGCGGGCCGCCCGACCCCGCTGTGGCACCTGAACGGATCCCCCGACGACCGGGCCGTCTTCGCGGGGGAGGCGAGGGGCCTGTGGCTCTGGGCCATCGTCTGGCCGGAGCAGACCGGCCTCCTCATGTACGACGAGCTCGTCCTCACCGATCTCCGCGACGCGGGAGCGGAGGTCGAGCTCCTTCCATGCGGGGCCCTGAGCCCCCGCATCCTCTCCTCTTGA
- a CDS encoding PHP domain-containing protein, producing MRIDLHAHSTASDGTDTPAELVRNAAAAGLDVVALTDHDTVGGYGEALAALPAGLTLVTGAELSCRLDGIGVHMLAYLFDPEEPELARERELVRDDRTPRARTMVDKLQALGVDVTWEQVARIAGEGSVGRPHVATALVELGVVPTVSDAFTSDWLADGGRAYAEKHELDPFDAIRLVKAAGGVTVFAHPAAVKRGRCVPESAIAELAAAGLDGIEVDHMDHDAGTRARLRGLAADLALLTTGSSDYHGSRKTCRLGEYTTDPEIYGEITRRATGAFPVPGAGGRAR from the coding sequence GTGCGCATCGACCTGCACGCCCACTCCACGGCCTCCGACGGTACGGACACCCCCGCCGAGCTCGTGCGCAACGCCGCCGCCGCGGGGCTCGACGTGGTCGCACTGACCGACCACGACACCGTGGGCGGATACGGCGAGGCCCTCGCGGCCCTTCCCGCCGGACTGACCCTGGTGACCGGGGCCGAGCTGTCCTGCCGGCTCGACGGGATCGGCGTGCACATGCTCGCGTACCTCTTCGACCCCGAGGAGCCCGAGCTCGCCCGCGAACGGGAACTCGTCAGGGACGACCGCACCCCGCGCGCCCGGACCATGGTGGACAAGCTGCAGGCGCTCGGCGTCGACGTCACCTGGGAGCAGGTGGCCCGGATCGCCGGCGAGGGCTCGGTCGGTCGGCCGCACGTCGCCACCGCCCTGGTCGAGCTGGGCGTCGTGCCCACCGTCTCGGACGCCTTCACGTCCGACTGGCTCGCCGACGGTGGCCGCGCGTACGCCGAGAAGCACGAGCTCGACCCCTTCGACGCGATCCGCCTGGTCAAGGCGGCCGGCGGCGTCACCGTCTTCGCGCACCCCGCCGCCGTCAAGCGCGGCCGGTGCGTGCCCGAGTCCGCGATAGCCGAGCTGGCGGCCGCGGGCCTGGACGGCATCGAGGTGGACCACATGGACCACGACGCCGGCACCCGCGCACGGCTGCGCGGCCTGGCGGCCGACCTCGCACTGCTGACCACCGGGTCCAGCGACTACCACGGCAGCCGCAAGACCTGCCGCCTCGGGGAGTACACGACCGACCCCGAGATCTACGGCGAGATCACGCGCCGCGCGACCGGGGCCTTCCCGGTGCCCGGCGCCGGCGGACGCGCGCGCTGA
- a CDS encoding MarC family protein yields the protein MFDFAVFGSLFLTLFVIMDPPGITPIFLALTSGRPVKVQRRMAWQAVCVAFGVIAVFGLSGQQILDYLHVSVPALMIAGGLLLLLIALDLLTGKMDEPKQTKDVNVALVPLGMPLLAGPGAIVSVILAVQKADGPAGQVSVWAAIIAMHVVLWITMRYSLVIIRVIKDGGVVLVTRLAGMMLSAIAVQQIINGVLQVVQGS from the coding sequence GTGTTTGATTTCGCCGTCTTCGGATCCCTTTTTCTCACGCTTTTTGTGATTATGGACCCTCCGGGGATCACGCCGATCTTCCTCGCCCTGACCTCCGGGCGCCCCGTCAAGGTGCAGCGCCGCATGGCCTGGCAGGCCGTCTGCGTGGCCTTCGGCGTCATCGCGGTCTTCGGCCTCAGCGGCCAGCAGATCCTGGACTACCTGCACGTCTCCGTCCCGGCACTGATGATCGCCGGTGGTCTGCTTCTCCTGCTCATCGCGCTGGACCTGCTCACCGGCAAGATGGACGAGCCGAAGCAGACCAAGGACGTGAACGTCGCCCTGGTCCCGCTGGGCATGCCGCTGCTGGCCGGTCCCGGTGCGATCGTGTCCGTCATCCTGGCCGTGCAGAAGGCGGACGGGCCCGCCGGCCAGGTCTCCGTCTGGGCCGCGATCATCGCCATGCACGTCGTGTTGTGGATCACCATGCGCTACTCGCTCGTGATCATCCGGGTCATCAAGGACGGCGGCGTCGTCCTCGTGACGCGGCTCGCGGGCATGATGCTCTCGGCGATCGCCGTCCAGCAGATCATCAACGGCGTGCTCCAGGTCGTACAGGGCTCCTGA
- a CDS encoding alpha/beta fold hydrolase, protein MSKPPHLTLPPAARAHRLTTDRGVFAVHEAGEPVRGTALLVPGFTGSKEDFIGLLEPLAAAGYRVVAVDGRGQHETPGPREEQAYALEELAQDVLAQTCALGADRVHLVGHSLGGLISRAAVLRDPSPFASLTLLSSGPAAITEEQQARTKLLVAALEAMGGDMPAIWAAMRAYDPQDAAADSAELAEFLRGRWVATVPEQLIVTGRVLISEPDRVAELSRTGLPKLVLSGAVDDAWPVPLMDEMARRLGAERVVVPGTGHSPNAEDPAVTAAALASFWDGCTG, encoded by the coding sequence ATGAGCAAGCCGCCGCACCTCACCCTGCCCCCCGCCGCCCGTGCGCACCGCCTCACCACCGACCGCGGCGTGTTCGCCGTGCACGAAGCCGGTGAGCCCGTCCGCGGCACCGCCCTGCTGGTCCCCGGTTTCACGGGCAGCAAGGAGGACTTCATCGGCCTCCTGGAGCCGCTGGCCGCTGCCGGGTACCGGGTGGTCGCCGTCGACGGGCGCGGCCAGCACGAGACGCCGGGCCCGCGCGAGGAGCAGGCGTACGCCCTGGAGGAGCTGGCGCAGGACGTGCTCGCGCAGACCTGCGCTCTGGGAGCTGACCGCGTGCACCTGGTCGGCCACTCCCTCGGCGGGCTGATCTCGCGCGCCGCGGTGCTGCGCGACCCCTCTCCCTTCGCCTCGCTCACCCTGCTGAGCAGCGGGCCGGCCGCGATCACCGAGGAGCAGCAGGCGCGTACGAAGCTGCTGGTGGCGGCCCTGGAGGCGATGGGCGGGGACATGCCCGCCATCTGGGCGGCGATGCGCGCCTACGACCCGCAGGACGCGGCGGCGGACTCCGCCGAGCTGGCGGAGTTCCTGCGCGGGCGGTGGGTGGCGACCGTTCCCGAGCAGTTGATCGTCACGGGCCGGGTGCTGATCTCCGAGCCCGACCGGGTGGCGGAGCTGAGCCGGACCGGACTGCCGAAGCTGGTCCTGTCCGGAGCCGTCGACGACGCGTGGCCGGTCCCGCTGATGGACGAGATGGCCCGGCGCCTCGGCGCCGAGCGGGTGGTCGTCCCCGGGACGGGGCACTCCCCGAACGCCGAGGATCCGGCCGTCACGGCCGCCGCGCTGGCCTCCTTCTGGGACGGCTGCACCGGCTGA
- a CDS encoding DEAD/DEAH box helicase, whose protein sequence is MTLPVALSGTDVIGQAKTGTGKTLGFGLPLLERVTVPADVEAGRAKAEQLTDAPQALVVVPTRELCTQVTNDLLTAGKVRNVRVLAIYGGRAYEPQVEALKKGVDIIVGTPGRLLDLAGQKKLDLSHIKALVLDEADEMLDLGFLPDVERIMSYLPPKRQTMLFSATMPGAVIGLARRYMTQPTHIRAVSEDGEGATVANTTQHVFRAHNMDKPELVSRILQAEGRGLAMIFCRTKRTAADIAEQLEKRGFASGAVHGDLGQGAREQALRAFRNGKVDVLVCTDVAARGIDVEGVTHVINYQTPEDEKTFLHRVGRTGRAGNKGIAVTLVDWDDIPRWQLINKALELDFHDPVETYSTSPHLFEQLNIPAGTKGILPRAERTRAGLKAENLEDLGETGGRGGRGGRSGPAAAAVVTEERPARTRTPRQRRRTRGGTELAEGAEAAAVTPVVDAPTAPAADEPRRPRRRRTRVGAVPAQAVETAQAAPVAVAEAPVAAVTPVAEEAPAKPRRTRTRKVVESAPEPDFQMAPPVEPAPVRARRPRKVVESAPEPDFQMAPPVEPAPVRARRPRKVVESAPEPDFQMAPPVEPVKARRTRKVAAAPVTPVAEVTAVAEEAPVKPKRTRTRKVADAAPVAEAAAVAVAEEAPVKPKRTRTRKVAEAAPVAEAAAVAEEAPAKPKRTRTRKVAAAPEA, encoded by the coding sequence ATGACCCTCCCCGTCGCCCTTTCCGGCACGGACGTCATCGGCCAGGCCAAGACCGGAACCGGCAAGACGCTCGGTTTCGGCCTTCCCCTGCTGGAGCGGGTCACCGTCCCCGCGGACGTCGAGGCGGGCCGGGCCAAGGCCGAGCAGCTGACCGACGCCCCACAGGCCCTCGTGGTGGTTCCCACCCGCGAGCTGTGCACCCAGGTCACCAACGACCTCCTGACCGCGGGCAAGGTCCGCAACGTCCGCGTCCTCGCCATATACGGCGGCCGCGCGTACGAGCCCCAGGTCGAGGCGCTCAAGAAGGGCGTCGACATCATCGTCGGCACCCCGGGCCGCCTGCTCGACCTGGCCGGCCAGAAGAAGCTCGACCTCTCGCACATCAAGGCGCTCGTCCTGGACGAGGCCGACGAGATGCTCGACCTGGGCTTCCTGCCCGACGTCGAGCGGATCATGAGCTACCTGCCGCCGAAGCGTCAGACCATGCTGTTCTCGGCGACCATGCCGGGCGCGGTCATCGGCCTGGCCCGCCGGTACATGACGCAGCCCACGCACATCCGCGCCGTCTCCGAGGACGGCGAGGGCGCTACCGTCGCCAACACCACGCAGCACGTCTTCCGTGCGCACAACATGGACAAGCCGGAGCTCGTCTCCCGGATCCTGCAGGCCGAGGGCCGCGGCCTGGCCATGATCTTCTGCCGCACCAAGCGCACGGCGGCCGACATCGCCGAGCAGCTGGAGAAGCGCGGCTTCGCCTCGGGCGCCGTCCACGGCGACCTGGGCCAGGGCGCGCGCGAGCAGGCCCTGCGTGCGTTCCGCAACGGCAAGGTCGACGTGCTGGTGTGCACCGACGTCGCCGCGCGCGGCATCGACGTCGAGGGCGTCACCCACGTCATCAACTACCAGACGCCGGAGGACGAGAAGACCTTCCTGCACCGCGTGGGCCGCACCGGCCGCGCGGGCAACAAGGGCATCGCCGTCACCCTGGTCGACTGGGACGACATCCCGCGCTGGCAGCTGATCAACAAGGCGCTGGAGCTGGACTTCCACGACCCGGTGGAGACGTACTCCACGTCCCCGCACCTGTTCGAGCAGCTGAACATCCCGGCCGGCACCAAGGGCATCCTGCCGCGCGCCGAGCGCACGCGGGCCGGCCTCAAGGCCGAGAACCTGGAAGACCTGGGCGAGACCGGCGGCCGCGGTGGCCGTGGCGGACGCTCCGGTCCGGCCGCCGCCGCCGTGGTGACCGAGGAGCGCCCCGCGCGCACCCGTACGCCGCGTCAGCGCCGCCGTACCCGTGGCGGTACGGAGCTCGCCGAGGGCGCCGAGGCCGCCGCCGTCACCCCCGTGGTGGACGCGCCGACGGCTCCGGCCGCCGACGAGCCGCGCAGGCCGCGCCGCCGCCGCACCCGTGTGGGCGCGGTGCCGGCTCAGGCCGTGGAGACCGCTCAGGCCGCACCGGTCGCGGTGGCCGAGGCTCCCGTGGCCGCGGTGACCCCGGTCGCCGAGGAGGCCCCGGCCAAGCCGCGGCGCACCCGCACCCGCAAGGTCGTGGAGAGCGCCCCGGAGCCGGACTTCCAGATGGCCCCGCCCGTCGAGCCCGCGCCCGTCCGGGCACGGCGCCCGCGCAAGGTCGTGGAGAGCGCCCCGGAGCCGGACTTCCAGATGGCCCCGCCCGTCGAGCCCGCGCCCGTCCGGGCACGGCGCCCGCGCAAGGTCGTGGAGAGCGCACCGGAGCCGGACTTCCAGATGGCTCCGCCCGTGGAGCCGGTGAAGGCGCGGCGCACCCGCAAGGTCGCGGCCGCCCCGGTGACCCCGGTCGCCGAGGTCACCGCCGTGGCCGAGGAGGCGCCGGTCAAGCCGAAGCGCACCCGCACCCGCAAGGTCGCGGACGCCGCTCCGGTCGCCGAGGCCGCCGCCGTCGCGGTGGCGGAGGAGGCTCCGGTCAAGCCGAAGCGCACCCGTACGCGCAAGGTCGCCGAGGCCGCTCCGGTCGCCGAGGCGGCCGCCGTGGCCGAGGAGGCGCCGGCGAAGCCGAAGCGCACCCGCACCCGCAAGGTCGCGGCCGCCCCGGAGGCGTAA